One genomic window of Stieleria sp. JC731 includes the following:
- a CDS encoding acyl-CoA thioesterase, with protein MSFRTNRRVEFRDTDAAGIVHFSAYFPWMESAEHEMLRSVGIKIIPDHQDHADEVTWPRVSVSCDYHQAARFEDVLTIDVTIGKVGRSSVQYDIAFYRESSSGEMAPIATGKTVVVCCKLQPGGHLQKAEIPGEIRAKLESI; from the coding sequence ATGAGCTTTCGAACGAACCGGCGCGTCGAGTTTCGAGATACCGACGCGGCCGGGATAGTTCACTTCTCGGCGTACTTTCCCTGGATGGAATCTGCCGAGCACGAGATGCTGCGGTCGGTCGGGATCAAAATCATTCCCGATCATCAAGATCACGCGGACGAGGTCACTTGGCCGCGGGTCAGCGTTTCCTGTGACTACCATCAGGCCGCGCGTTTTGAAGACGTCCTGACGATCGATGTTACCATCGGAAAGGTCGGTCGATCGAGCGTTCAGTACGATATCGCTTTCTATCGCGAGTCGTCTTCCGGCGAAATGGCCCCCATCGCGACCGGTAAAACTGTCGTCGTGTGTTGCAAGCTGCAGCCCGGTGGCCACCTACAAAAAGCCGAGATCCCCGGCGAGATCCGAGCAAAGCTCGAATCAATCTAA
- a CDS encoding redoxin domain-containing protein, which yields MSRPLCTALQLIVLLCHAPNVGAIDPVGTLDSTNLSPISVIDADGDVINVQTINVPTLLARKPITIIFVKHDCPVANSYMPTLNRLFERVDRSQMNFAFVYPSQSISVADVESHCRQYQIKVPVYIDTDLQLARTLDATVTPEAVVLDSTGAVRYRGRIDDRIVGYGKRRPSATRDDLAEAITDVLSNHPVRVPETKAIGCIIPR from the coding sequence ATGTCACGCCCCCTTTGTACCGCTCTTCAACTGATCGTATTGTTGTGTCATGCCCCAAACGTTGGGGCTATCGATCCGGTTGGCACGCTTGATTCCACGAACCTTTCCCCGATCTCTGTGATTGATGCCGATGGCGACGTCATCAACGTACAGACCATCAACGTACCGACACTGCTTGCGCGTAAGCCTATAACGATCATCTTTGTCAAACATGATTGCCCCGTCGCCAATAGCTACATGCCAACACTCAACCGATTGTTTGAAAGGGTTGATCGAAGCCAGATGAATTTTGCGTTTGTCTATCCCTCGCAATCTATCTCGGTTGCGGATGTCGAATCCCATTGCCGTCAGTATCAAATAAAAGTCCCCGTCTACATCGACACCGATCTGCAATTGGCACGTACTTTGGACGCAACGGTCACTCCCGAAGCCGTCGTGCTCGACTCAACCGGCGCGGTCCGATATCGAGGGCGAATCGACGATCGCATCGTTGGCTATGGGAAACGCCGCCCTTCTGCGACACGAGATGATCTGGCCGAAGCGATCACGGATGTCCTAAGCAATCACCCCGTTCGCGTCCCAGAAACCAAAGCGATCGGTTGCATCATCCCACGATGA
- a CDS encoding DUF3300 domain-containing protein, translating into MSRIQHLVVIGITIVSVSNVVSKRVLAQQSDASPVALLSPPAMDALVSSCAFYRDPVIEHILSAAQDPQSLHVAAVDGVNSQTDESLLFLAKYPELLQQLDSQLALTARLGVAARTQINDVWDAIDRVRKAYKMAEATYANQPATVTNVAAVPVPTAYVPAGYIAYTATLWADAVIDELNDEYNVYVASQTATGPAGTTATTGTVSGQVPHGDTTVAGVAGAGAVTGPAGNTVYGVGGAAGSVTNTGSGYNTSSVAGGAVYNPATGNYAGAVRSGDASTSQNADGTTSFDRSATTQTVSSYGSSTITHEGAGTAGGIGNSSYNGSSSIDSTHGNASIETSAGNGQVTSTVTTDNGSHSVTAGDGQFGSQSQSTARESQSASSAQRSFARNSGQAGNFNEALAGQGLSARSNTLKHEGNASSRFGRSAGASRASSVTGADTRQDFSRGSGNFSSSLGVQNGIQTQSRGTSLGGSRGGARSGRGGRR; encoded by the coding sequence TTGAGCCGAATCCAGCACTTGGTCGTGATCGGTATCACAATTGTTTCCGTCAGCAACGTTGTTTCAAAAAGGGTTTTGGCTCAACAATCCGACGCGTCTCCGGTCGCGTTGCTGTCGCCTCCTGCGATGGACGCGCTCGTTTCCAGTTGTGCGTTTTATCGTGACCCTGTGATCGAACACATTCTGTCGGCCGCTCAAGACCCACAGTCGTTGCACGTGGCTGCCGTCGATGGGGTAAACAGTCAAACTGATGAAAGCCTATTGTTTTTGGCAAAGTACCCAGAATTGCTTCAGCAGCTTGACTCGCAACTGGCGTTGACCGCACGGCTCGGTGTCGCGGCACGTACACAAATCAACGACGTTTGGGATGCGATCGATCGTGTCCGGAAAGCCTACAAAATGGCCGAGGCGACCTACGCCAATCAGCCTGCAACAGTGACGAATGTTGCCGCGGTTCCTGTTCCCACGGCTTATGTCCCGGCGGGTTACATCGCTTACACGGCCACCTTGTGGGCTGATGCGGTGATCGATGAATTGAATGACGAATACAACGTGTACGTTGCTTCGCAAACGGCAACCGGTCCTGCGGGAACGACAGCGACAACTGGCACCGTCAGTGGGCAGGTGCCCCATGGTGACACGACCGTCGCAGGCGTCGCCGGGGCGGGAGCCGTGACTGGTCCTGCGGGCAACACCGTCTATGGAGTTGGCGGTGCGGCCGGTTCGGTAACCAATACCGGTTCGGGGTACAACACAAGTTCTGTCGCTGGAGGCGCGGTCTACAATCCCGCGACCGGCAACTACGCCGGCGCCGTTCGGAGCGGCGACGCATCGACATCGCAAAATGCGGATGGGACAACAAGCTTCGACCGATCAGCAACGACTCAAACTGTCAGCAGTTACGGCAGTTCGACAATCACACACGAAGGAGCCGGAACCGCAGGTGGGATTGGCAATAGCAGCTACAACGGGTCCAGCTCGATCGATTCGACGCACGGTAACGCGAGCATTGAAACGAGTGCAGGGAACGGGCAAGTCACATCAACGGTGACGACCGACAACGGTAGCCACTCCGTCACTGCTGGCGACGGACAGTTCGGCAGTCAATCGCAGAGTACTGCACGTGAGAGCCAATCGGCATCGAGTGCTCAACGGTCTTTCGCTCGCAACAGCGGACAAGCTGGAAATTTCAACGAGGCATTGGCCGGGCAAGGCCTTAGTGCCCGATCGAATACTCTGAAGCATGAAGGAAACGCTAGTAGCCGGTTCGGTCGCTCGGCAGGTGCATCACGAGCAAGCTCGGTGACCGGAGCTGATACGAGACAAGATTTCAGTCGTGGAAGCGGCAACTTCTCATCATCCTTGGGTGTCCAGAATGGTATCCAGACCCAAAGTCGAGGGACCAGTTTGGGCGGCAGCCGAGGAGGGGCGCGATCAGGTCGA
- a CDS encoding RNA polymerase sigma factor: MPEPHSNAHDLFEILVRENSRTLLAYIRSAVFDSSSIDDIWQETMMVAWRRIDDFDRSRPFAPWLRAIAANVILAHGRKTSQAICVDQQTLQLLDSRFEQLQMLSGDTLDEKLQVLRDCVSDLPDHYRTCIELRFLHDLKPSELSKRIGSAIESVKKRLSRGKAMLADCMNRKIAAQ; this comes from the coding sequence ATGCCTGAACCGCATTCCAACGCACACGACTTGTTCGAGATCCTTGTGCGCGAGAACTCGCGTACCCTGCTGGCTTACATTCGCAGTGCGGTATTTGATTCGTCTTCAATCGACGACATCTGGCAAGAAACCATGATGGTCGCATGGCGTCGAATCGATGATTTTGATCGATCCCGTCCGTTCGCGCCGTGGTTACGCGCCATCGCCGCCAATGTCATCCTGGCACATGGACGCAAAACTTCGCAGGCCATTTGTGTCGACCAGCAAACGCTTCAGCTGCTCGACTCTCGCTTCGAGCAATTACAGATGCTCAGCGGTGACACCCTCGATGAAAAGCTGCAGGTCCTGCGCGACTGCGTATCTGACTTACCAGACCACTATCGCACCTGCATCGAATTGCGTTTCCTGCACGACCTGAAGCCAAGTGAGCTAAGTAAACGCATCGGATCGGCCATTGAATCGGTCAAGAAGCGGTTATCACGCGGCAAGGCGATGCTTGCCGATTGCATGAATCGAAAAATTGCTGCTCAGTGA
- a CDS encoding c-type cytochrome — translation MSALSASAGSITESVDYENDVAPIIAQNCSGCHQPNQSGPFPLLTFEDVATHAETIEAVIADGYMPPWKPVDTGIKFVNERCINDHDRKIISTWIAAGKPRGERPQPPQATLGDIAEQPEPTDWLLGQPDLVVSMKTPFEIPAEGPDLYRSFVFEVGLTKDRWIKAMEIRPSARGAMHHALFFVDPSGKLRQRHASDGRTGFNGMSFLSAAWAGAGGITENFNRGLGGYVPGAIPTRLPGDLARKLPAGSDIVMQTHFHPIGRTETEQATLAIYFADKAPSHELIPLQLPPLFGIGAGIDVPAGEANFVVRHSYTLPIDVSAIEVGGHAHYICSSMQLDATLPGGSMLTLLKIEDWDLDWQDSYQFADAIDLPTGTRLDVRITYDNSAANPSNPFTPPRQIAWGRESTDEMGSMILNVVAKDESERDVLIKDIQQNTKDALRRRILAQQQKLGISLPTRMPNMRLLMLLDQNGDQKIQSSEVPERFRSRLFDFFDNDQDATLDETEIRRLRTFISELMSDEE, via the coding sequence ATGTCAGCTTTGTCCGCCAGTGCCGGCTCAATTACCGAGTCGGTTGACTATGAAAACGATGTTGCCCCGATCATTGCCCAAAACTGTTCTGGATGCCATCAGCCCAATCAATCTGGCCCATTTCCCCTACTCACTTTCGAAGACGTCGCGACGCACGCCGAAACGATCGAGGCGGTGATTGCAGATGGCTACATGCCACCCTGGAAACCGGTTGATACGGGCATCAAATTTGTAAATGAACGTTGCATCAACGATCACGACCGGAAGATCATTTCGACCTGGATTGCCGCCGGAAAGCCACGTGGTGAACGGCCCCAACCTCCCCAAGCAACGCTTGGCGACATAGCCGAGCAACCAGAGCCGACAGATTGGCTGCTAGGCCAACCCGACCTCGTCGTGTCGATGAAAACTCCGTTCGAAATTCCTGCCGAAGGTCCGGATCTCTATCGCTCGTTCGTGTTCGAAGTCGGGCTGACCAAAGACCGCTGGATCAAAGCGATGGAGATTCGCCCGAGCGCTCGCGGCGCGATGCATCATGCCTTGTTCTTCGTCGATCCATCCGGCAAGTTACGGCAGCGGCATGCAAGCGACGGCAGAACAGGGTTCAATGGAATGAGCTTTCTGAGTGCAGCTTGGGCCGGAGCGGGCGGAATTACAGAAAACTTCAATCGCGGATTGGGTGGTTACGTGCCCGGAGCGATACCAACGCGATTGCCGGGCGACCTCGCTCGAAAGTTACCCGCAGGAAGTGATATCGTCATGCAAACGCACTTCCACCCGATCGGTCGTACGGAGACTGAGCAAGCCACGCTGGCGATTTATTTCGCTGACAAAGCGCCGTCTCATGAATTGATTCCACTTCAATTGCCACCGCTTTTCGGAATCGGTGCGGGCATTGATGTTCCAGCAGGTGAAGCCAACTTTGTTGTCCGCCATTCTTACACGTTGCCAATCGATGTTTCCGCAATCGAAGTGGGCGGGCATGCTCACTACATTTGCAGCAGCATGCAACTCGATGCGACGCTTCCTGGTGGTTCGATGCTGACGCTCTTAAAAATCGAGGACTGGGATCTCGATTGGCAAGACTCCTATCAGTTCGCCGATGCGATTGATCTACCTACAGGAACTCGACTGGACGTTCGCATCACCTACGACAACTCGGCGGCGAACCCATCGAACCCTTTCACGCCTCCACGACAAATCGCCTGGGGCCGCGAGTCAACCGACGAGATGGGTTCTATGATTCTAAATGTTGTCGCAAAAGACGAGTCGGAACGTGACGTCTTAATCAAAGATATTCAGCAGAACACCAAAGACGCGCTGCGAAGACGAATCCTTGCACAACAGCAAAAACTGGGCATATCTCTGCCGACGCGAATGCCGAACATGCGGCTGCTGATGCTGTTGGATCAAAACGGAGATCAAAAGATCCAATCTTCTGAAGTACCGGAGCGTTTCCGGAGCCGCCTATTCGACTTTTTTGACAACGATCAAGATGCAACGCTCGACGAAACCGAGATCCGGCGACTACGGACCTTCATCTCGGAATTGATGTCCGACGAAGAATAA